Proteins encoded together in one Dechloromonas sp. HYN0024 window:
- a CDS encoding nitronate monooxygenase — MKRVDDFRLRLGKHELVPIMIGGMGVDISSVDLALEVARLGGVGHISDAMIKTVSDRRYNTKFVKEKLKTYKFNVENEDKSPVKFDLGKLVEATRLHVEAAMSRKKGDGMIFINCMEKLTMNAPKETLKVRMEAAMDAGIEGITLAAGLHLGSFALIEEHPRFRDVQLGIIVSSVRALQLFLKKSSRTGRLPDYIVVEGPLAGGHLGFGMDWAQYDLATIVAEVIQFLKNEHLDIPVIPAGGIFTGSDAAAFLESGASAVQVATRFTVSKECGLPDDVKQEYFKASEDDIEVNQISPTGYPMRMIKSSPGIGDGIRPNCEAYGYLLDANGKCAYVTSYNREVLAHPGARKVSVMDKTCLCTHMRNFDIWTCGHLTYRLKDTTRKAADGSYQLLSAEHIFKDYQFSTEQKIALPE, encoded by the coding sequence ATGAAGCGTGTGGACGATTTTCGCTTGCGCCTAGGCAAGCACGAGTTGGTGCCAATCATGATCGGCGGCATGGGGGTGGATATTTCGAGTGTCGATCTGGCTCTCGAGGTGGCGCGCCTGGGGGGCGTTGGCCACATTTCCGATGCAATGATCAAGACTGTGTCGGATCGCCGCTACAACACCAAGTTCGTCAAGGAAAAACTCAAGACCTACAAGTTTAACGTCGAGAACGAAGACAAATCACCCGTCAAGTTCGATCTTGGCAAGCTGGTCGAAGCCACCCGCCTGCACGTTGAGGCTGCCATGTCGCGCAAGAAGGGCGATGGCATGATCTTCATCAACTGCATGGAAAAGCTGACCATGAACGCGCCGAAGGAGACGCTCAAGGTCCGCATGGAAGCCGCGATGGATGCCGGTATCGAAGGCATCACGCTGGCCGCCGGCCTGCATCTCGGTTCCTTTGCGCTGATCGAGGAACATCCGCGTTTCCGTGATGTTCAGCTAGGCATCATCGTTTCCTCGGTGCGCGCCCTGCAGCTGTTCCTCAAAAAAAGTTCGCGCACCGGTCGTCTGCCCGACTATATCGTCGTTGAAGGTCCGCTGGCCGGTGGTCACCTGGGGTTCGGCATGGACTGGGCGCAGTACGATCTGGCGACCATCGTCGCCGAAGTGATCCAGTTCCTGAAGAACGAGCACCTTGATATCCCGGTCATTCCGGCTGGGGGTATTTTCACCGGTTCCGATGCTGCCGCCTTCCTCGAAAGTGGCGCCTCGGCCGTCCAGGTGGCGACCCGCTTTACCGTGTCGAAGGAGTGCGGCCTGCCGGACGACGTCAAGCAGGAGTACTTCAAGGCCAGCGAAGATGACATCGAGGTGAACCAGATTTCACCGACTGGCTACCCGATGCGCATGATCAAGAGCAGCCCCGGCATCGGCGATGGCATTCGTCCGAATTGCGAGGCTTACGGCTACCTGCTCGATGCCAACGGCAAGTGTGCCTACGTTACTTCCTATAATCGCGAAGTGCTGGCCCACCCGGGTGCCCGCAAGGTGTCTGTCATGGACAAGACCTGTCTGTGCACCCACATGCGCAACTTTGATATCTGGACTTGCGGCCATCTCACCTACCGGCTCAAGGACACGACGCGCAAGGCGGCGGATGGCAGTTATCAACTGCTGTCGGCCGAACATATCTTCAAGGATTATCAGTTCAGCACTGAACAGAAGATCGCCTTGCCGGAATAA
- a CDS encoding NnrS family protein, which produces MHFSTHPFWLVGFRPFFSLTCLAGMSLPVIWALIFSGAVTLPDASFTAVQWHAHEMFFGFGWAVLGGFLLTSTKNWVNIRGYHGPALILLAAAWIIERIGMAFGGSWPHAAFLLTNNLFLGSIVAMLLWTLIRHRETDSYRDNAFFLIMLPGFLIAKYLMLEGGDFTTGYSMAIGLFRLAFLVMLERTLTGFMKAAFQTQLLRHPVLDMSIKLLGLVLVLEFALPRPITAAISLTLATLLAIRFFYWKPQLAFQRLDIGVMYIGYLCLVAQLLIEALGHAVTFIWVGSVSVHLFTFGVMGLIIPGMIVRISKGHTGRKVIFQTGDKLVLVIMLAALFARIIAPQWLPAAYLGWIHLAATCWFAAFAILGWRTIPLLLRPRIDGREH; this is translated from the coding sequence ATGCATTTTTCGACCCACCCGTTCTGGCTCGTCGGCTTTCGGCCTTTTTTCTCGCTGACCTGTCTCGCCGGGATGTCTTTGCCGGTCATCTGGGCGCTCATCTTCAGCGGCGCCGTTACCTTGCCGGATGCGAGCTTCACCGCTGTCCAGTGGCACGCCCACGAAATGTTCTTTGGCTTCGGCTGGGCCGTGCTCGGTGGTTTCCTGCTCACGTCCACCAAAAACTGGGTAAATATCCGCGGCTACCACGGCCCTGCCCTGATACTGCTTGCTGCCGCCTGGATCATCGAGCGGATCGGCATGGCCTTCGGCGGCAGCTGGCCGCATGCCGCATTTTTGCTAACGAACAATCTTTTTCTTGGCAGCATCGTCGCCATGCTGCTGTGGACACTGATCCGACATCGTGAGACCGACAGCTACCGCGACAACGCTTTTTTCCTCATCATGCTGCCCGGCTTTCTCATCGCCAAATACCTCATGCTTGAAGGCGGCGATTTCACGACCGGCTACAGCATGGCCATCGGCCTCTTCCGCCTGGCCTTTCTGGTCATGCTCGAACGCACACTGACCGGTTTCATGAAAGCCGCCTTCCAGACCCAGCTCCTGCGCCATCCAGTTCTGGACATGTCGATCAAGCTACTCGGCCTCGTGCTGGTACTCGAATTTGCCCTGCCCCGACCAATTACTGCCGCGATCTCGCTCACTCTCGCTACCCTGCTCGCCATCCGTTTTTTCTACTGGAAGCCGCAACTCGCCTTCCAGCGTCTCGATATCGGCGTCATGTACATCGGCTACCTGTGCCTCGTCGCCCAGCTATTGATCGAGGCTCTTGGGCATGCGGTGACCTTTATCTGGGTCGGCTCGGTCTCTGTCCATCTGTTCACCTTTGGCGTCATGGGCCTGATCATTCCGGGCATGATCGTCCGCATTTCCAAGGGTCATACCGGTCGCAAAGTCATCTTCCAGACCGGGGACAAGCTGGTTCTGGTCATCATGCTTGCGGCACTGTTCGCCCGCATTATTGCGCCGCAATGGCTACCGGCCGCCTACCTCGGCTGGATACACCTGGCGGCGACCTGCTGGTTTGCGGCTTTCGCCATTCTTGGCTGGCGGACCATACCGCTCCTGCTCCGGCCACGCATCGACGGCCGCGAACACTGA